The Amycolatopsis japonica nucleotide sequence GCCGCGGGCGAGGTCGCGAGGACGGGTCTGCACGGCGCGAACCGCTTGGCCTCCAACAGTTTGCTCGAAGGCCTCGTGGTCGGGCGGCGGGTGGCCGACGCGATCGCCGCCGATTTCGCCATCGGGCGGCTGGCCGATCCGCGTCGCGGTGTGCTCGCGCCTCCGGTGCAGGCGCCGGTGGCCGACCGTGACGCGTTGCAGCGGGCGATGAGCCGGTACGCCGCCATCGGCCGCGACGCCGAAGGGTTGTCGGTCGTCGGTTCGGTGCTGGATCTTTCGGTCGTCGAGAGTCCTTTGTGGACGCCTCGGATCGTCGAGGACGCGGCGCTCACCCTGGTGGCGGAGGCCTTGGTCGCGGCGGCCGCGCGCCGGACGGAATCCCGCGGCTGTCACGTACGGACCGATTTCCCCGAACGCGACGACGACAGCTGGCAGCGCGGTCAGCTCATCCGGCTCAGCCCGTCGGGGCAGCCGGTACTGGCCGATCCGATCGCCTTGGAGGGTGTGGCATGAGCGAATTCTCCCCGTGGGTCGTCAAGGCGCTGGCCGATCACGGCCTCGACGTCGCCGACGTGCAGCGCGTCGTCACGACGGCACTGGCCGAGGATCTGCGATACGGGCCCGACGCGACGACGAACGCCACCGTGCCCGAATCCGCGCGTGCGCTGGCCGAACTCACGCCGAGGACGGCCGGGGTGGTCGCCGGGATCCCGGTGGCGCTGGCGGTGTTCGACGTCGTGCTCGGTTCGAGCCTGGAGATCCTGGCCGCCCGTGACGACGGCGACCGGCTGACCGCCGGTGAGCCCGCACTGGTCGTGCGCGGTCCGGTGCGGGGCCTGCTCACCGCCGAACGCACCGCGCTGAACCTGCTGTGTCACCTGTCCGGCATCGCCACCGCGACCGCCGCCTGGGTGGCCGCGGTGGAGGGAACCGGTTGCCGGGTCAGGGATTCCCGCAAGACGCTGCCCG carries:
- the nadC gene encoding carboxylating nicotinate-nucleotide diphosphorylase gives rise to the protein MSEFSPWVVKALADHGLDVADVQRVVTTALAEDLRYGPDATTNATVPESARALAELTPRTAGVVAGIPVALAVFDVVLGSSLEILAARDDGDRLTAGEPALVVRGPVRGLLTAERTALNLLCHLSGIATATAAWVAAVEGTGCRVRDSRKTLPGLRLLEKYAVRAGGGVNHRLGLGDAVLIKDNHVVAAGSVTAALAAAREHAPELHCEVEVDDLAQLEEALTAGADEVLLDNFTPDECAKAVDRRDEVSPKTRLESSGGLRLDVARAYAESGVDFLAVGALTHSSPALDLGMDLR